The genomic stretch CGCTGCACGGTGGGGACGAACCGCGGGCGGGCGAGTCCCATCACGCCGCCTCGCCGACCGGGTGCGGGCCGGTGCGACTCGCGGTGCGTTCAACCTGAAAGAGCGATTGTCTGTCGTCCATGCAGCGACCCGTAGCGGCGCACGATAATTACCCGGCGTCGGGCGATCCAGACGTTGCTCCATGCGGATTGGAGGGATGTCCTACCGGACGAGCTCGCGCGCTGCCGCGAAGTACGTCGTCGTCAGCTCGCGCGCCACGGTGGCCTGCGACTCGGCGATCGCGCGGACCCAGCTGATCTTCGTGGCCGTGGCGATGCGCTCCTGGAGGCCGATGACCTCGAGCAGGACCTTCTCGCAGCCGCCCAGATACATGCGGCTGACCTTCTTGCTCGCGCCGATCCCGCGCACGCCGATGGCGGTGAGGCGGTCGAGGGGGTCCCGCTCAGGGGCCGTTTCGGTGGTCGTCACCAGGAGACCTTTCACACCCGAATGTGCTGGCAACGATAGCCGGAGGCGTCGCCGACCGAGTCGACGAGCGTCGTGTCGATCACCGGACCAAAGACCTCGTCGGTCCCAGATCTCGGCGGTCGGGTGTGACGTCGGTGAGGATCGTCAGCGCCTGGAAGGCGCTGCTCGAGGCGACAAGCGCGCGATGGCGCTGCCGCATGACGGGCGGAGGGCCGCCGCGCCGTTCGGCGCGGCGGGCCCGCCACTCGGCTGGACCTCGAGGGTGGCGACCCCCATACTGTCTGACCATGACCGATTGGGCTGGGCAGGCGAGTGCCGGCGCCGAGCAGTGGATGACGGCGCAGCAGGAGTGGTGGCGCACCGTCCTCGACGCGGGCGCAGGTCAGCCAGGGCCGGTCCCGCCGCAGTGGCAGCGTGAGGCGATCGAGACGTGGCGGGCGGCCGCGCATCGCGTCGCCGACGCGCAGGCCGACGTCCTGCTGCAGGGTCTCGGCTCAGCCAAGCCGAGCCAGGCCGAGGACCTCCTCGCGCAATGGACCGCGACACAGCGCCGGCTCTGGGAGGGCTGGATCGCGGCCGTGGGAGGCGCCGCCGGTGGTGGCGCCCCGCCCCCGGCCGCGGCGACCCCGCCGCCCGGCTTCCAAGAGGCGGGACAGCGTCTCGTGCAGGCACTTCAGGAGTCGGCTGAGCAGCTCGTCAAGGCCCAGGAGGAATGGGCTCGCACGCTGCGCCGTCGCCCAGATGACGGCGGCGCGTCGTGACGCCCGGTCCGTTCGAGCTCTGGCAGCGCGCGGCAGATGCGGTGGTCGGCGCGCACGTCGACTTCTGGGCGGCAATGGTGGAGGCGGCGATCAGCGCCCCGGCGCGCGCCGGTGCCCCGGGGGCCGCACATGCCGAAGTGGCGCTGCGGCGGATGACCGACGCCCACCGCGACCTGTGGCAGGGGTGGCTGGCCACGGCGACAGGCGCTCGCCGCTCGCACGGCCGACGCGACGCCGGCGACGCCGGCACGGCCATGCTCGACGCGCTGCGCGACGGTGCGCGGCAGCTGATCGACAACCAGGCGGACTGGGCGCGGCGCTGGAACGCCGCCGGTCCGCCGCCTCCCGGGCCGTACGCCCGTCCCTGAACCTACGCCGCGCGAAGTCCGCGGCCCCGACCGTTCAGTCGTTCCTCGAGGCGCTCGCGCTCGGCGTGGGCGCGCGCCGAGGCGCGGACGGTGCGCACAACCGGGACGGTGCGGCGCTCGTCGAGGACGGCCTCGCCGATCAGGCCGCCCATCGCCCGCAGGTCCCGCGCCCCGGGTTCGAACAGGATGACGTCGGTGCCGGTCGCTCGCAGCTGAGCGACCTCCTGCATGAGCAGCCGCCGGCAGGCCTGGCGCACCATGCGGTCGGGCCGCTTGCCGGTGGCCTGCGGGTGGAGTGACATCGGTGAGCTCACCAGAACCACGTCGAGCCCGCGCCCGGCGAGGACGTCGGCGTTCGTCGGCGAATAGCCGCCGCCGTCGATATAGAGCTGGTCGCCGACCGGGATCGGCGTCGACACACCCGGGATCGAGCATGAGGCGGCGACGGCCGCGCCGACTTCGGCGGCTGGATCGCCCGGCCGGCCGAACACGACGCGCCGGCCGCGGTCGAGGTCGATGGCGACGGTCCACAGCCGGTCGACCGGATGCGCGCCGCCGTGCAGCCAGCGATGCAGTTCGGTCAGCCACTCGAGCGAGAGCGTTCCGGGCGACATCGCGGTCGAGATCAGGACGCCCGGCCGCACGCTTCCGGGCGCCATCGTCGCCTTCATCACGAGCCGCCGGTAGGCGGCGCGGGAGCGCTCGACATCCTGCTCGATGCGCCGTGGCTCGACGACGGGAGCGGGACCGAGCCCGCGCAGCCGCGCCTCGCCCTCAGCCGAGAAGGGTTGCCCGGAGCGCCGCGCTGCGAGGTCGGAGCCGCTCAGGCCCGACCGCAGTTCGCTGCCGCTTGCCGCGCCTGCGGAGGTCCCGACCACCAGCTCGGCATCGCGCGGATCCCAGCCCGTCGCCTCGTGTACCGCAGACAGGACGGCTCCGTGGTAGGCCATCCCGACGATCCCGCCGCCTCCCAGGACCAGCCCGATCCGTGGTGATTCCATTGAACGCGAGCGTACCCGTAACGGCGGCGGTTGGGTCAAGTGGGTCAAGGTTGGTCCTGTTACCCCCATTACTCCTCCAAACGTCGCCCGCGGCTTCGTTCTCGCGGCGGCGTCACGCCGCGCGGCCGCGATCCGGCAGCCCGGCAAACACGCCCGCTGACCCCGCCGGCCAGGAGAGCGCGCCCAACCGGAACGGCGCATCCTGCTTTGCGAACCACGCAGTTGCTTGATATAGTACGCAGCATGACCTCCATCGCGCAGAGCCAAGCCGAACTGCAGGACCGCTTCATCGAAGGCATCAAGCAGACCCAGACGGTCGTCCTCGACGCCGTGAAGACCTGGTCGGACGCCGCCGCCCGCTACACCCCGGCCGTGCCCGACACGCTGTCGCCGCTCGCCACTCAGCTTCCGTCAGCGCAGGAGCTGATCAAGGGGCAGTTCGAGTTCGCCGAGCGCCTCCTGGCCGCGCAGCGTGACTTCGCCCATGAGCTCGTCGCCGTGCTGCCGGCCGAGGCCCCCAAGAAGAAGGGCTGACACCGCCGTCGCCACAATGGGCGGCCCCATGCAGAATCCGTGGGAGCTCCAGCTCGACGCGCTGGGCGAGTACATCCGCGCCCAGCGCCGCCACGCGAACCTCTCGCTGCGGCAGTTGGCGGCGCAGACCCAGATCTCGAACGCCTACCTGAGCCAGCTCGAGCGCGGCATGCACGAGCCGTCGGTACGCGTGTTGCGCTCGATCGCCGGCGCGCTGGACGTGTCGGTCGAGACCATGCTGGCCCAGGCGGGCCTGTTCGAGGACGAGGACCCGTTGACGCCCGGTGAGAGGGGCGCGGCCGAGGCGGCCATCCGCGCCGACCCGCGCTTGACCGACGAGAAGAAGGAGGCGTTGCTCGCCGTGTATCGGTCCCTGGTTGACGGGTCATGACGCCGGCCGATCACCGCCGGCGGCCCTGGCTCGCACAGTACGAGCCACGCGTGCCGGCGACCTTCACGCCCGAGTGCCGCACGACGAACGAACTGTTCGAGCGTGGCGCACTCGCCCAGCCCGACACGCCCGCGTTCCTGTATTTCGGCACGCAGATCTCCCGAGAGCGTGCCGCGGGCGACGCGCGCGCCCTGGCTGCGGCACTCCGCGGCGAGCTCGGCCTACGGCCGGGCGATCGCGTCGCCGTGATGCTGCAGAACATCCCGCAGCTCCCGATCGCGTTTCGCGCCGTGTGGCTGGCCGGCGGCATCGTCACGCCGGTCAACCCGATGAACAAGCGCCGGGAGCTGCACCACCAGCTCAACGACGCCGGCGTGCGTATCGCGGTCTGCCTGGAGTCGCTGTACTGGACGGTCGACGACGTGCGCGGCGAAACGCCCCTCGAGCACATCGTCACCTGCTCCGAGCTCGACTACCTCGATGACCAGCCGGCCGCGCTCGACGGACATGAGCGCATCGACTGCCCCGGCGGGTTGCCGTTCATCGACCTCGTCGAGCGTCACGCAGCGGCAGCGCATCTGACGCCCGTGACGCCGCAGCCCTCCGACCCCGCGCTGCTCACCTACACGTCCGGCACCACCGGCCTGCCGAAGGGCGCGATCAACACCCACGCCAACGTCGCGCACAACGCCGAGCTGATCACCCGGTGGTTCGACCTCGGCGCCGGCGACGTCACCATCGCCCTCGCCCCGATGTTCCACATCACCGGCATCGTCTGCCACCTCGCCAGCTCGGCCTACTCCGGCACGCCGCTGCTGATGCTCTACCGGTTCGAGCCGGGCGAGATGCTGCGCCACATCGAGCGCTGGCGCGCCACCTGGTCGATCGGGCCGCTCACCGCCTACATCGCCATGCTCAACCACCCGGACTTCCAGAGTCGCGATCTGTCCTCGCTGACGAAGGTCGCCGCCGGCGGCGCGCCCGTGTACCCAGCGGTGGTCGAGGCGTGGGAGGCGGCGACGGGCGTCTACATCCACAACGCGTACGGCATGACCGAGACATCCGCCCCGACGCACCTGACGCCGTTCCGCGCTCACGCGCCGGTCGACGCCGATAGCGGCGCGCTCTCGATGGGCATCCCCGGCCCGAACGTCGACTCGACGATCGTCAGCATCGACGACGGGAGCGAGCTTGCGCCGGGCGAGATCGGCGAGATCGTGTCTCGCGGCCCGATGATCACGCCCGGGTACTGGAATCGGCCGGAGGAGACCGAGAAGGCGATCGTCGACGGCTGGTTGCACAGCGGCGACGTCGGCAAGCGGGACCAGGACGGTTGGTTCTACCTCGTCGACCGCATCAAGGACATGATCACGGTCTCCGGCTACAAGGTCTGGCCGCGCGACGTCGAGGACGTCCTCTACCAGCACCCCGCGGTGCTCGAGGCGAGCGTCGTCGGCGTGCCTGACGACTATCGCGGCGAGACCGTCCGTGCGTACGTCGCGCTCAAGCCGGGAGCGCACGCGACGCCCGACGAGCTGATCGCCCATTGCCGTGAGCTCCTGGCGGTCTACAAGGCTCCGCGCGAGGTGGAGCTCGTCGCCGAGATCCCCAAGACCCTGACCGGCAAGGCGCTGCGGCGCGAGCTGCGCGACAGGGCGCGCGCCGAGGCCTCTTCCGCCGGCGGGTTCCCGGACGTATAGTCGCCCCCAAGGGAGGAGGCAAGGGCTCATGGCCTCATTCGAGACGTTGTCGGCGTTCGACGCCCAGTTCATCTACTGGGACAGCGACCGCACGCCGATGAACATGGGGAACATCTGCATCTTCGAGGGCGGCCGGCTCTTCGACGAGCACGGCACGTTCCGCCTCGACGACGTCCGCCGGGCCATCGAGTCGCGCCTGCACCTCGTCCCGCGCTATCGCAAGAAGATCGTCGAGGTCCCGGGCGGCCTCGGGCATCCGGTGCTCGCCGACGACCCGGACTTCGACATCGCCAACCACGTCAAGCACGTCGAGCTCGACCCGCCGGGCGACGACGAGCAGCTCAAGCAGGTCTACTCGCGCCTGCACGAGGGGATGCTCGACCACTCCCGCCCGCTGTGGGAGACGACCTTCATCACGGGCCTGGAAGGCGGGCGCGTCGGGATGGTGCAGAAGATCCACCATGCGCCGTTCGACGGGGCGAGCACGGTCGACGTCCTGTACCTCATGTTCGACTCGACGCCGGAGCACTCCGACGGGGCCGAGGCACCGCCCTGGAAGCCGGAGCCGGCTCCCGACCCATGGGTGCTGATGGGCGCCAAGTGGGGCGAGCAGGTCTCGACGATGTGGAACACGCTGCTCGGCGCGCAGCCGTACGTGCCGACCGGAGCGCCCCAACCGCTCGGCGAGCTCGCCGAGAGCATGGGCGTGCTCGGGCAGATGCCCAAGCCGCCGGCCACGTCGTTGAACCAGTCGGTCGGGCCGCGGCGGCGCTATGACTGGGTCCACACGTCGCTCGGCGAGCTCAAGAAGGCGCGCGCTCTCGTGCCCGGGTCGACCGTCAACGACGTGATGCTCACCGTGGTGGCGGGTGGCCTGCGAGAGCTTCTCGCGTCCCGTGGCGAGGATGTCGACGACCTCGTGCTCCAGGCCATGGTGCCGGTGTCGCTGCGCACCGACGCCGAGAAGGCTTCGGCGGTCGGCAACCAGGTCACCGGCTTCTCCGCGCCGCTGCCGCTGTGCGAGCCCGACGGACGGGCCCGTCTCGCCCGCATCCACGCCTCGACGAAGGAGCTCAAGGAGGGCCGCCAGGCCCAGGCGATCCGGGCGATGACCCAGGCCGCCGACTTCGCCCCGCCCGCGCTCATGGCCGCCGCGGGGCGCCTCGCGGTCGAGCAGAGCTCGTTCATGAACCTCACGATCACGAACGTCCCGGGGCCCAGGCACGAGCTGTACCTCCTCGGGGCGAAGATGCTCGAGCTCAACCCGATGTGCCCGATCGGCAACCAGCTCACGCTGAACGTCGCCGTCGAGTCCTACGTCGACAAGGTGAGCATCGGCCTGGTCGCCGACGCCGAGTGCCACCCGGACCTTCCGGTGCTCAAGCAGGGCATCGAGCGGTCGCTGGCCGAGCTGACGGCGTAGGCCGCCCCCCGCGCCCCACGCGGGCGGCGATTGAGATACAACGGGCGCACCCGACGCCGGAGGTTCGTGCCATGCCCACCTACATCATGCTGTCGACGCTCACGCCGGAGGGCGTGCAGACGGTCAAGAACAACCCGCACCGCATCAAGGAGGTCAACCACGAGGTCGAGCAGCTCGGGGCGACCGTCAAGGCGCAGTGGGCGACGCTGGGCCGGTTCGACTTCGTGAACATCGTCGAGGCGCCCGACGAGGCGACCATGGCGCGCGTCTCGCTCGAGCTCGGTTCCCGCGGGACCGTCCACTACGAGACCCTGTCCGCGCTGCCGATCGACGACTTCATCGCTTCCCTCTGACCAACGTGGCCGAACACCGGAGCGGTCACGCGCACTCCAGAAGCGAAGGTGTGAGGCCGGGAGCGAAGCGGTTACTCGTCGTCGGCTCCGGCGGCCGCGAACACGCGCTCATCCGCGCGCTCCATCGGTCGCCGCGCACGCCGGAGGTCCTCGCGACCCCGGGCAACGCCGGCATCGCCGCCGACGCGCGGATCGTCGAGGGCGATCCGCTCGAGGCGGCGCGCCGTGAGCGGGTCGACCTCGTCGTCGTCGGTCCCGAGGCGCCGCTCGTCGGCGGGCTCGTTGACCGGCTCCAGGCGGCCGGCATCGCCGCGTTCGGCCCGAGCGCGGCGGCCGCGCGCCTGGAGGGCTCGAAGGCGTTCGCCAAGGAGATCATGGAGGCGGCCGGCGTCCCGACGGGCGCGTGGTCGAGCCACACGACGGTCGAGAGCGCGTTCGCGGCGATCGACCGCTACCCGGCGGTGCTGAAGGCCGACGGGCTGGCGGCGGGCAAGGGCGTCGTGATCGCGGCCGACGAGGCCGAGGCGCGCGCCGCGCTCCAGGAGATGCTCGTCGCGCGGCGCTTCGGCGACACGCCGGTGGTCGTCGAGGAGCACCTGGAGGGCGAGGAGCTGTCGCTGCTGGCGCTGTGCGACGGCGAGCGCGCCCTGCCGATGGCGCCCGCACGCGACTTCAAGCGCATCGGCGACGGCGACACCGGCCCGAACACCGGCGGCATGGGCTCGTACTCGCCGGTGGACGGCATCGACGTCGACGCGATCGCCGCCGCCGTGCATCAGCCGGTCGTCGACGAGATGCGCCGGCGGGGAACCCCGTTTCGCGGCGTCCTCTACGCCGGGCTGATGCTGACCGCCGACGGGCCCAGGGTCATCGAGTTCAACGTGCGCTTCGGCGACCCCGAGACGCAGGCGCTGCTGCCGCGCCTGCGCTCGGACCTGGTCGAGCTGCTCGAGCGCGCGGCGGGGGTGGGCGGCGCCGATCTCGACGGCGCGGTCATGGAGTGGGACGACGCGACGGCGGTCACGGTCGTCCTGGCGAGCGCCGGCTACCCGGCGGGCTCGCACAGCGGCGACGTCATCGAGGGGCTCGACAAGGCGGCGGCGCTGCGGGCGGAGGTGACCCACGCGGGCACGGCGTTCGGTCCGGGCGGCGAGATCGTGACGGCGGGCGGCCGGGTGCTCAACGTCACCGCGCTCGGCGTGGGCGCCGACGCTGCTCGGGAGGCTGCGTATGCTGCCGCCGACGTGATCACGTTCGATGGGAGGCAGATGCGGCGCGACATCGCGGCGAAGGCGGAGGCGGCGGCATGAGCCCGCAGCCCCGCACGGATCTCGAGCGCGGCGAGGCCGAGCTCGTCGCCGATCAGGAGCTCGCCGCCGAGGCGCAGTCCGAGGCCGAGGCCGAGTTCGAGGACCTCGACGTCGACGCGCCGCGCGTCGGCATCGTCATGGGCTCGAAGTCCGACATGGACGAGATGGAGAAGGCCGCGGCCGAGCTGGAGTCGCGCGGCATCATGCACGAGGTCCGCGTGATGTCGGCGCACCGCGAGCCCGACACGGTCGCCGACTACGCCAAGAACGCGCACATGCGCGGCATCCGGGTCATCATCGCCGGCGCCGGGCTGTCGGCCGCGCTGCCGGGGGTCGTCGCCGCCCACACCGATCTGCCCGTGATCGGCGTGCCGCTGACGAGCCGGCTGTCGGCCGCCGGGGGGCTGGACGCGATCCTCTCGATCGCCCAGATGCCGCCGGGCGTCCCGGTCGCGTGCGTCGGCCTGAACAACGCGAAGAACGCGGCGGTGCTCGCCGCCCGCATCCTCGTCTGCTGAGAAGGGGCGCGCCGCCCGTGGACGTCGAGACCGCGATCGACACGCGGCGCACGCCAGGGGAGCTTCGCCCCCCTTCGTGCGCGGCAGGGCCTCGCCCCACCCCCCGGGTACGTCATGGACCTTGAACCGGCGATCCGAACTCGGCGCACCCACAAGGTGTACGGGCCGGAGCCGGTCGCGCCGGAGACCGTCGCCGAGCTCGTCGAGCTGGCGCGCTGGGCGCCGAACCACCACCTGACGAACCCGTGGCGCTTTCGCCTGCTCGGGCGCAGCGCGCTCGAGCGGCTCAAGGCGATCGCGGAGGAGGCCAAGCCCGGGTCGGCGGCCAAGCTCGACCGGGCGCCGACGCTCGTGGCCGTCACGGTCAAGCGCTCCGGCGACGCCGGTCAGGACCGCGAGGACCTGCTGGCCACCGGCGTGGCCGCCTACATCGTGCTGCTCGCCGCGCACGCCCGCGGTCTGGCGGGCTACTGGCGCACCGTGCCGGTGCTCGACTCGCCCGCCGGCCGGGCCGCGCTGGGGATCGGCGACGACGAGGAGGCGGTCGGCCTCCTGTACCTCGGACGCCCGCGCCAGGAGCAGCGCGTGCCCGAGCGCGCGGGCGTCGAGGAGATCTTCACCGAGCTGGACTGACGCTCACGCGCGCCGCTTGCCGTGCGCCTGGCCCCGCTTGCGCTTCTTCCTCGCGGCCTTCTTCTTCTCGACCTGCTTCGGCGCGGTGTTCGCCGCCGGGCCCCACGACGGCTCGGCGGCGCCGGGCAGGATCAGCGCGGGCTGCGGGCCGTCGCACGCGTCGAGGTTCGGCTTGGCCCAGATGCCCGTCGACTCCTCCCACGCGGCCCAGGTGCCGTCGCCGTTGATCGTCGGGTCCCTCAGGCTCGGGTCCTGGCCGGTCATGCACAGCGGTTGGGGCGCCGGCGGCTTGGGCCCGGACTGGATCGAGCCCTCGACGCGGTACCAGACGATCTGGGTCGTGGCGTCGTACCCGCGCACGGCCACGTAGCGGGCGCCGTTGCGCGACACCTCGCCGTCGCCGAGGTCGGTCGAGCTGCCGTGGCCGTAGACGTCCTGGTCCTCGAACCAGTCGAACGGCTCGGCCGGCGACCCCACGTCCCAGACCTGGTTCTGGTACAGGAAGCCGCCGTGGAAAAGGACGCGGTCGTTCGTGATCCAGCTCGCCCAGCCGCCGTACAGCCCGGGCGTGTCGTAGACCCGTGAGCCGTCGGCGGCGGCCACGCCGGTCGTCGCCCGCGCGCCACAGTCGATCGTCAGGTCGCAGCTGAGGCTCGTCAGGGTGAACGCGACCTTCGACCCGTCCGGCGACAGGGACACCCAGGCCGGCGCGCCCGCGGTCGAGTGCCCGCTCGAGTCCTTCAGGTTCTGCGGGACGAAGCGCGAGACCCGGCGCCCGGAGCGGTCGACGCGGTCGATCGCGTACCCGTGCGCGGCCGCGACCGTGCCGCGGTCGTCCTGCGAGGGCGACGAGTAGGGGGCGTCCGCGGTGCCGTCGCGCGTGATCTGATGCGGCGACGACCCGTCGACGCCGGCCGACCAGACGTTGTGGTCCTTGATGAAGACGATGGAGTCGGCCGATGCCGGGGCGGTGACCGCGCCCGCGGCCGCCAGCGCGGCCAGGCCGGCCAGAAGATGGGTTCGCATGGCGGCCAGCATCCGCGGCGCGGCGACGTCCCGCATCGGGGGATCGCCGCGTCGGCCTCCCTGCGATCATCGCCCCGTGATCGAGCGCTACACCCGCCCCGAGATGGGGGCCATCTGGACGGACGAGGCGAAGATGGAGGCCTGGCGACGCGTCGAGGTCGCCGCCGCGGAGGAGCTCGAGGAGGGGCCGGCGCCCGGGGACCTCGAGGCGATCCGCGGCGCGACCTTCACCGTTCAGGCGGTGCAGGAGCGCGAGCGCATCACCGACCACGACGTCGCCGCGTTCGTCGACGTGCTCGCCGCGAGCGCCGGGCCGGCCGGCCGCTGGATCCACTTCGGCCTGACGTCCTCCGACGTGCTCGACACCGCGCTCGCCCTCCAGCTCCGCGATGCCGGCGTCATCCTGGTCAGGGGCGCCCGGGAGCTCTACGCGGCGCTCGCCGACCAGGCCCGGGCGCACGTGCACACCGTGTGCACCGGCCGCACCCACGGGGTCCACGCCGAGCCGACGACGTTCGGCATCAAGCTCGCCGGCTACGCGATGGAAGCGCACCGCAACGCCGAGCGCCTGCACGCCGCGTTCGACCAGGCGGCCCACGGCGCGCTGTCGGGCGCCGTCGGCACCTACGCCTCGCTCGGCCCCGACTTCGAGCGGCGCGTCCTCGAGCGCCTGGACCTGCGGGCCGAGCCGGTCTCGACCCAGGTCGTGCCGCGCGACCGCCACGCCGAGGTGCTGCAGGCGATCGCGCTCGCCGGCGCCGGGCTGGAGCGCTTCGCCACCGAGATCCGACACCTCCAGCGCACCGAGGTCCGCGAGGTCGAGGAGCCGTTTCGCTCCGGTCAGCAGAAGGGCTCGAGCGCGATGCCGCACAAGCGCAACCCGATCACGACCGAGCGCATCACCGGCCTTTCCCGCGTCCTGCGCGGCTACGCCCAGGCGGGCGTCGAGGACGTCGCCCTGTGGCACGAGCGCGACATCTCGCACTCGGGCGCCGAGCGGGTGATCCTCCCCGACGCGACGATCCTGCTCGACTACATGCACGGCCTCGCCACCCGGATCGCGCGCGGGATGGTCGTGCACGCCGACCGCATGCGGGACAACCTCGACGCCACGCACGGCGCGCTGTTCTCCCAGCGCGTGCTGCTGGCGCTCGTCGAGAGCGGGATGACCCGCGACGACGCCTACCGCATCGTGCAGGAGGACGCCCAGCGCGCCTGGGACACGGGCACGCCCCTGCGCGAGCTCATCGCCGCGCGCGACCTCGGCATCGACCTCGACGCGACGTTCGACCTCGGCCGCTACACCCGGCACGCCGACGAGATCGTCGGCCGGCTGCCCTGAGCGCGCCCTTCGCGCCATGACGCTCCTCGGCCGCGACCGCGAGCTCGCCCTGCTCGACGCGAGGCTCGCGGCGGTGCGCGCGGGCCGGCCGTTCGCGCTCGTCGTGCGCGGGGAGCCGGGCATCGGCAAGACCGCGCTGCTCATCGAGGCCGTCCGCCGCGCGGCCGGCTTCACGGTCCTCGGGGCCCGCGGCATCGAGACCGCGGCGCCGGTGCCGTTCCGCGCCCTGCGCGCGCTCGCCGCGCCGCTGCTCGATCTCCGCGACGCGCTGCCGCCGGCCCAGGCGCTCGCCCTCGGCACGGCGCTCGACCTCGAGCCGCCCACCCCGCACGACCGCTTCGCGGTGCCGGCCGCGCTGCTCGGGCTGCTGCAGGCCGCGGCCCAGCGCGGTCCCGTGCTCGTGGTCGCCGACGACGCGCAGTGGCTCGACGGCGCGTCGCGCGACGCCCTGCGGTTCGTGGCGCGCCGCCTGCCCGAGGCGCCCATCGGCATCATCGCGGCGGGCCGGGCCGCCTCGACCCCGGCCGACGGCTTCGACGTGCGCGGCCTCGACGTGCTCGACGTGCCGCCGCTGCACCGTGGGGCCGCCCGCGCGCTGCTGCAGCGGGCCGCGCCCGACGTGCCCCCGGGGGTCGCCGAGGAGCTGCTCGACGCCGCGGACGGCAACCCGCTCGCGCTGCTCGAGACGCCGCGCCTGCTGAGCGCCGAGGAGCGCGCCGGCCGTACGCCGCTCATCGAGCCGCCGCGCCCGGGCGAGGAGCTCGAGGCGGCGTTCGCGCGCGAGGTCGGGTCGCTGCCGGACGCCACGCGCCGCGCGCTGACCGTCGCCGCCGCCATGGAGTCCGGGCCCGTGCGCCTGCTGCTCGACGCCCTCGGCCGGGTCGGGCTCGACGAGGCCACGCTCGCCCCGGCCGAGCGGGCCGGCACGCTCACGCTCGACGACGGCGAGCTCGCGTTCCGCCATCCGCTCATCCGCGCGGCCGCCTACCACGCCGCGAGCGAGGCCGAGCGCCGCGCGGCCCATGAGGCGCTGGCCGAGGTCGTCGGCGACGTCCGCCTGCGCGCCTGGTACCTCGCCGCCGCCGCCCACCGCGAAGACGCCGCCGTCGCCGCCGAGCTCGAGGCCGCGGCGCGCGAGGCGAGGGCGCGGGGCGGACCCGTCGAGGCGGGCACCGCCTTCGCGCGCTCCGCCGAGCTCTGCACCGAGGCGGCGGAGCGCGGGCGGCTGCGGCTCGAGGCCGCCCAGGACCTCGCGGTCGCCGGCCGGCTCGACC from Capillimicrobium parvum encodes the following:
- a CDS encoding TolB-like translocation protein, encoding MRTHLLAGLAALAAAGAVTAPASADSIVFIKDHNVWSAGVDGSSPHQITRDGTADAPYSSPSQDDRGTVAAAHGYAIDRVDRSGRRVSRFVPQNLKDSSGHSTAGAPAWVSLSPDGSKVAFTLTSLSCDLTIDCGARATTGVAAADGSRVYDTPGLYGGWASWITNDRVLFHGGFLYQNQVWDVGSPAEPFDWFEDQDVYGHGSSTDLGDGEVSRNGARYVAVRGYDATTQIVWYRVEGSIQSGPKPPAPQPLCMTGQDPSLRDPTINGDGTWAAWEESTGIWAKPNLDACDGPQPALILPGAAEPSWGPAANTAPKQVEKKKAARKKRKRGQAHGKRRA
- the purB gene encoding adenylosuccinate lyase gives rise to the protein MIERYTRPEMGAIWTDEAKMEAWRRVEVAAAEELEEGPAPGDLEAIRGATFTVQAVQERERITDHDVAAFVDVLAASAGPAGRWIHFGLTSSDVLDTALALQLRDAGVILVRGARELYAALADQARAHVHTVCTGRTHGVHAEPTTFGIKLAGYAMEAHRNAERLHAAFDQAAHGALSGAVGTYASLGPDFERRVLERLDLRAEPVSTQVVPRDRHAEVLQAIALAGAGLERFATEIRHLQRTEVREVEEPFRSGQQKGSSAMPHKRNPITTERITGLSRVLRGYAQAGVEDVALWHERDISHSGAERVILPDATILLDYMHGLATRIARGMVVHADRMRDNLDATHGALFSQRVLLALVESGMTRDDAYRIVQEDAQRAWDTGTPLRELIAARDLGIDLDATFDLGRYTRHADEIVGRLP